In Gemmatimonadetes bacterium T265, one DNA window encodes the following:
- the czcD gene encoding cation transporter, producing the protein MTANHRRAIRVAQLGLVVNAGLAAAKLAGGIFGHTYALVADAVESGADILASAIVWGGLAVAARPADRDHPYGHGKAEALAAAVVSALLVVAAFGIAVEAIREIRTPHQVPAPWTLGVLVVAFALKWWLMRRAGAVGADTGSTAVRADAGHHLSDAVTSAAAFVGITVAVVGSRVHGHPAWASADDWAALLASGVIAYNGVQLLRPALHDLMDRMPDGAVVGAVERAARAVHGVLDVEKLNVRRAGTVYHVDIHVQAAPKTPLDEAHVLGGMVKGAIRREVPGVDGVLVHMEPYEG; encoded by the coding sequence GTGACGGCGAACCACCGGCGCGCGATCCGCGTCGCGCAACTCGGGCTCGTCGTCAACGCGGGCCTTGCCGCCGCCAAGCTCGCGGGGGGCATCTTCGGTCACACCTACGCGCTCGTCGCCGACGCGGTCGAGAGCGGCGCCGACATCCTCGCCTCGGCCATCGTCTGGGGCGGTCTCGCCGTCGCGGCGCGCCCGGCCGACCGCGACCATCCGTACGGCCACGGCAAGGCCGAGGCGCTCGCCGCGGCGGTCGTCTCGGCCCTGCTCGTCGTCGCGGCGTTCGGCATCGCGGTCGAGGCGATCCGTGAGATCCGCACCCCGCACCAGGTCCCCGCCCCCTGGACGCTCGGCGTGCTCGTCGTCGCGTTCGCGCTCAAGTGGTGGCTCATGCGCCGCGCCGGCGCGGTCGGGGCCGACACGGGGAGCACCGCCGTCCGCGCCGACGCGGGCCACCACCTGAGCGACGCGGTGACCTCCGCGGCCGCGTTCGTCGGCATCACCGTCGCGGTCGTCGGGAGCCGCGTCCACGGTCACCCCGCGTGGGCCTCGGCCGACGACTGGGCCGCGCTCCTCGCCTCGGGCGTGATCGCCTATAACGGCGTGCAGCTCCTGCGCCCCGCGCTGCACGACCTCATGGACCGCATGCCCGACGGCGCCGTGGTCGGCGCGGTCGAGCGTGCTGCGCGCGCGGTGCACGGCGTGCTCGACGTCGAGAAGCTCAACGTCCGCCGCGCCGGCACCGTCTACCACGTCGACATCCACGTCCAGGCCGCGCCGAAGACGCCCCTCGACGAGGCCCACGTGTTGGGCGGCATGGTAAAAGGCGCAATCCGCCGCGAAGTTCCCGGCGTCGACGGCGTCCTCGTACACATGGAGCCGTACGAGGGCTGA
- a CDS encoding ketoacyl reductase, protein MRATTRPSNAVLWLTAAGAALWTARTLARRARRIDFRGRVALVTGGSRGLGLEIARQLVGAGARVAICARDEVALSRALADLVHRAADRGGRADDVLALPCDVTVEEDVRALVAAVEQRLGPVDLLVNDAGTIEVGPSEQMTRADFDDAMATNFYGALHTVLAVTPGMRARRSGRVVNIASIGGKISVPHLLPYSASKFALVGLSEGLRASLLKDGVFVTTVCPGEIRTGSAAHAVFKGEQAAEYRWFTSSSSAPVAGMAADEAARRVVDAAAHGDAELIMPTSAWLGVKTHGLLPGLTADLSALAERGLPAPAAGGTARRAGHEVDERLPAWARAVQDRAVAAYNQGERFAP, encoded by the coding sequence ATGCGCGCCACCACCCGCCCGTCGAACGCCGTCCTCTGGCTGACCGCGGCCGGCGCGGCCCTCTGGACCGCCCGCACCCTCGCCCGCCGCGCTCGCCGCATCGACTTCCGCGGCCGGGTCGCCCTCGTCACGGGCGGCTCGCGCGGGCTCGGCCTCGAGATTGCCCGCCAGCTCGTCGGCGCCGGCGCGCGCGTCGCCATCTGCGCGCGCGACGAGGTCGCCCTGAGCCGCGCCCTCGCCGACCTCGTCCACCGCGCCGCCGACCGCGGCGGCCGCGCGGACGACGTGCTCGCCCTCCCCTGCGACGTCACGGTCGAAGAGGACGTCCGCGCGCTCGTCGCCGCCGTCGAGCAGCGGCTCGGGCCCGTCGACCTGCTCGTCAACGACGCCGGGACGATCGAGGTCGGCCCGTCCGAGCAGATGACCCGCGCGGACTTCGACGACGCGATGGCGACCAACTTCTACGGCGCCTTACACACCGTCCTCGCCGTCACGCCGGGCATGCGCGCGCGCCGGTCGGGGCGCGTCGTCAACATCGCGTCGATCGGCGGCAAGATCTCCGTCCCGCACCTGCTCCCCTACTCGGCGAGCAAGTTCGCGCTTGTCGGCCTCTCCGAAGGCCTCCGCGCCTCGCTCCTCAAGGACGGCGTGTTCGTCACGACGGTGTGTCCGGGCGAGATCCGCACGGGGAGCGCCGCCCACGCGGTCTTCAAGGGCGAGCAGGCGGCCGAGTACCGCTGGTTCACCTCGAGCAGCTCCGCCCCGGTCGCGGGCATGGCCGCCGACGAGGCCGCGCGCCGCGTCGTCGACGCCGCCGCGCACGGCGACGCCGAGTTGATCATGCCGACGAGCGCGTGGCTCGGGGTCAAGACGCACGGCCTCCTCCCCGGCCTCACGGCCGACCTGAGCGCCCTCGCCGAGCGGGGCCTCCCCGCGCCCGCCGCCGGCGGTACCGCGCGCCGCGCCGGACACGAGGTCGACGAGCGACTCCCGGCGTGGGCGCGCGCGGTCCAGGACCGGGCCGTCGCCGCCTACAACCAGGGCGAGCGCTTCGCGCCGTGA
- a CDS encoding rhodopsin codes for MDPYGSERRWYWVGTVVLALGAFAMLLRSRGKPRDSEPHYVYHILVCLAAAVFYTFMGLDQLRVEIPEQTRHVYLARYVDWSITTPLLLAALCTTALGELRRRAALVVGILVADVAIMGTGLAAALSHVQGAKVTWYLVSCAFQLAVYALIWGPLRREATGQQSATVGAVFTRNATVLSVLWVLYPLVWLGAPEGFRLFEAPTEALIFLVLDIIAKVGYGFMTLAGSAQLEPQSAHYRPVVEPITSLPPDPSSGRAGSERERARERRELAGAGGGR; via the coding sequence ATGGATCCGTACGGCAGCGAGCGGCGGTGGTACTGGGTGGGGACGGTGGTGCTCGCGCTCGGCGCGTTCGCCATGCTGCTGCGCTCGCGCGGCAAGCCGCGCGACTCGGAGCCGCACTACGTCTACCACATCCTGGTGTGCCTCGCGGCCGCCGTGTTCTACACGTTCATGGGGCTCGATCAGCTCCGCGTCGAAATCCCGGAGCAGACGCGACACGTCTACCTCGCGCGCTACGTCGACTGGTCGATCACCACGCCGCTCCTCCTCGCGGCGCTCTGCACCACCGCGCTCGGCGAGCTCCGCCGCCGCGCGGCGCTCGTCGTCGGCATCCTCGTCGCCGACGTCGCGATCATGGGCACCGGCCTCGCCGCCGCGCTCTCGCACGTCCAGGGTGCGAAGGTGACGTGGTACCTCGTCAGCTGCGCCTTCCAACTCGCCGTCTACGCCCTCATCTGGGGCCCGCTCCGCCGCGAGGCGACCGGTCAGCAGAGCGCGACCGTGGGCGCGGTCTTCACGCGCAACGCCACGGTGCTCTCCGTGCTCTGGGTGCTCTACCCGCTCGTCTGGCTCGGCGCGCCCGAGGGGTTCCGCCTCTTCGAAGCCCCGACCGAGGCGCTGATCTTCCTCGTCCTCGACATCATCGCCAAGGTCGGCTACGGCTTCATGACGCTCGCCGGCAGCGCGCAGCTCGAGCCGCAATCCGCCCACTATCGGCCCGTCGTCGAGCCGATCACGTCGCTCCCGCCCGACCCGTCGTCCGGCCGCGCGGGCTCCGAGCGCGAGCGCGCCCGCGAACGCCGCGAGCTCGCCGGCGCGGGCGGCGGCCGGTAG